A window of the Pseudomonas gozinkensis genome harbors these coding sequences:
- the dusA gene encoding tRNA dihydrouridine(20/20a) synthase DusA gives MPPITATPAPLSRRFSVAPMMDWTDRHCRYFLRILSKNALLYTEMVTTGALLNGDHERFLRHNEAEHPLALQLGGSVPLDLAACARMAQEHGYDEVNLNVGCPSDRVQNNMIGACLMGHPQLVADCVKAMRDAVSIPVTVKHRIGINGRDSYEELCDFVGTVRDAGCTSFTVHARIAILEGLSPKENRDIPPLRYDVAARLKADFPELEFILNGGIKTMEACHEHLQPFDGVMLGREAYHNPYLLAEVDQQLFGSTAPVISRAEALAQLRPYIAEHLLAGGAMHHITRHVLGLGTGFPGARKFRQLLSVDIHKAKDPLALLDQAAELLAGR, from the coding sequence ATGCCCCCAATCACCGCCACACCTGCCCCACTCTCCCGCCGTTTCTCCGTCGCGCCGATGATGGATTGGACTGACCGTCACTGCCGGTACTTCCTACGCATCCTGTCGAAAAACGCCCTGCTCTACACCGAGATGGTCACCACCGGCGCTCTGCTCAACGGCGATCACGAACGTTTCCTCCGTCACAACGAGGCCGAGCATCCTCTGGCATTGCAGTTGGGCGGTAGTGTTCCGCTGGACCTGGCCGCTTGCGCGCGTATGGCGCAGGAGCACGGTTACGATGAGGTGAATCTGAACGTTGGCTGCCCGAGTGATCGAGTGCAGAACAATATGATCGGGGCGTGCCTGATGGGGCATCCGCAGTTGGTGGCGGATTGTGTGAAGGCGATGCGGGATGCGGTGTCGATTCCGGTGACGGTGAAGCACCGGATCGGGATCAACGGGCGGGACAGTTATGAAGAGCTGTGCGATTTCGTCGGGACAGTGCGGGATGCCGGCTGCACCAGTTTTACGGTGCATGCGCGGATTGCGATTCTGGAGGGGTTGTCGCCGAAGGAGAACCGGGACATTCCGCCGTTGCGTTATGACGTGGCGGCGCGGTTGAAGGCGGATTTTCCGGAGCTGGAGTTCATTCTGAACGGCGGGATCAAGACGATGGAGGCCTGCCATGAGCATTTGCAGCCCTTTGACGGCGTGATGCTGGGGCGCGAGGCGTATCACAATCCTTATCTGCTGGCCGAGGTGGATCAGCAATTGTTCGGCAGTACCGCGCCGGTGATCAGCCGGGCCGAGGCGCTGGCGCAGTTGCGGCCTTATATAGCCGAGCACTTGCTGGCCGGCGGGGCGATGCATCACATCACCCGGCATGTGCTGGGCCTGGGCACCGGTTTCCCGGGGGCGCGCAAGTTTCGTCAGTTGTTGTCGGTGGATATCCACAAGGCCAAGGATCCGCTGGCGTTGCTGGATCAGGCAGCGGAATTGCTGGCCGGGCGTTGA
- a CDS encoding undecaprenyl-diphosphate phosphatase: protein MDLLTLFKVLILGAVEGLTEFLPISSTGHQIIVADLLEFGGERAMAFNIIIQLGAILAVVWEFRPKIFEIVKGLPTQSNAQRFTRNLLIAFFPAVILGVLFADTIHEYLFNPITVAVALVVGGIVMLWAEQRDHVVSVDHVDDMKWADALKIGCVQCLAMIPGTSRSGSTIIGGLLFGLSRKAATEFSFFLAMPTMVGAAVYSGYKYRELFQSSDLPVFALGFVVAFIFAMIAVRGLLKFIANHSYATFAWYRIAFGLLILATWQFGWVNWTAAAAA, encoded by the coding sequence ATGGATTTACTGACCTTGTTTAAGGTGCTGATTCTTGGGGCGGTAGAAGGCCTGACCGAGTTCCTGCCCATTTCCAGTACGGGCCACCAGATTATTGTCGCCGACTTGCTGGAGTTCGGTGGTGAACGCGCCATGGCGTTCAACATCATTATTCAACTGGGTGCCATTCTGGCCGTGGTCTGGGAGTTTCGCCCAAAGATCTTCGAGATCGTCAAAGGCCTGCCGACCCAGAGTAATGCCCAGCGTTTTACCCGTAATCTGCTGATCGCCTTTTTCCCGGCAGTCATTCTTGGCGTGTTATTCGCCGACACGATTCATGAATACCTGTTCAACCCGATCACCGTTGCTGTTGCATTGGTGGTGGGCGGCATCGTGATGTTGTGGGCCGAGCAGCGGGATCATGTAGTGAGTGTCGATCATGTGGACGACATGAAGTGGGCTGACGCCCTGAAGATCGGTTGCGTACAGTGCCTGGCGATGATTCCGGGCACGTCGCGCTCCGGTTCCACCATCATTGGCGGTCTGCTGTTCGGCCTGTCACGCAAGGCCGCCACGGAGTTCTCGTTCTTCCTGGCGATGCCGACCATGGTCGGCGCTGCGGTGTATTCCGGCTACAAGTACCGCGAACTGTTCCAGAGCAGCGACCTGCCGGTCTTCGCCCTGGGCTTCGTCGTAGCGTTCATCTTCGCGATGATCGCCGTGCGCGGCCTGCTGAAGTTCATTGCGAACCATAGCTACGCCACCTTCGCCTGGTACCGGATCGCCTTCGGCTTGCTGATCCTCGCTACCTGGCAATTTGGTTGGGTCAACTGGACGGCGGCCGCAGCCGCCTGA
- a CDS encoding winged helix-turn-helix domain-containing protein — MMLTGNLATRSPRRTSDEPGVLTLGRTRGVAEHFSALIAKHVQTDLAIEADSYASSYQQNEYHGLYRAIFIVIDSPQALEDNLALVESLRSDNLKPIICAVITGRGAFNKIKYFLAGADFCIKLNTLSDEGAELLGEFFDSEEWQRDISLVLDPTRICLSDTSKKLDISFAEMKILQAFAQTGNHILSHDEIASIMGLNTHFYDPRALEKSISRLRGKIKDVYGTNAIQSIRGYGYRLMRGLISTA; from the coding sequence ATGATGCTCACAGGTAACTTAGCGACTAGAAGCCCGCGCCGCACAAGCGACGAACCAGGTGTTCTCACTCTGGGTCGTACCCGTGGCGTGGCTGAACACTTTAGCGCGCTAATCGCGAAGCATGTGCAGACTGATCTGGCCATTGAGGCCGACTCTTACGCTAGTTCATATCAGCAAAATGAATATCACGGCTTGTATCGGGCCATATTCATTGTCATCGACAGCCCTCAGGCTCTTGAAGACAACCTGGCATTGGTGGAAAGCCTGCGCAGCGACAACTTGAAGCCGATCATTTGTGCGGTGATCACCGGGCGCGGCGCGTTCAACAAGATCAAGTATTTCCTGGCAGGTGCCGACTTCTGTATCAAACTCAATACCTTGTCCGATGAAGGCGCGGAGTTGCTCGGCGAATTCTTCGACAGTGAAGAATGGCAACGGGATATCAGCCTGGTGCTGGACCCTACCCGCATCTGCCTCTCGGACACCAGCAAGAAACTGGATATCTCCTTTGCCGAAATGAAGATCCTGCAAGCCTTTGCGCAGACCGGCAATCACATTCTCAGCCATGATGAAATCGCCAGCATCATGGGGCTCAATACCCATTTCTACGACCCTCGGGCGCTGGAAAAATCCATCAGCCGCTTGCGTGGGAAAATCAAGGACGTGTACGGTACGAACGCCATACAGAGCATTCGCGGGTATGGCTATCGTCTGATGAGGGGGTTGATCTCGACCGCCTGA
- a CDS encoding winged helix-turn-helix domain-containing protein, translated as METSTTLPRKYFVVVTNSSASQRELENILSSERFNSFGTSQAQMFIEGVASPSSTPMLMEFTYPRGTRKHVARSIEHDTQRILATLESEWLAAQSAHSFHSSTAMSEEPTDTSRTIESDAPCTEAWHLDNDQGALTKEGVEISLTGLETALVRKMLHHEERVVSRDDLILSIGREPEQYRGLEMCLSRLQDKFKNASNGERLFRAVRNRGYCLIQDVVA; from the coding sequence ATGGAAACCAGCACAACCCTCCCAAGAAAATACTTTGTTGTCGTGACTAACAGCTCGGCGTCGCAACGTGAACTTGAGAACATCCTCTCCAGCGAGCGTTTCAATTCGTTTGGCACGTCCCAGGCACAAATGTTTATTGAAGGTGTTGCTTCGCCCTCTTCCACTCCGATGCTGATGGAGTTCACTTACCCACGCGGCACAAGGAAGCATGTCGCACGCAGCATCGAACACGATACCCAGCGCATATTGGCCACACTTGAATCGGAATGGCTGGCAGCACAATCGGCGCATTCGTTCCACAGCTCCACGGCCATGTCCGAAGAACCCACTGACACTTCCCGAACGATCGAGTCCGACGCGCCCTGCACTGAAGCCTGGCATCTGGACAATGATCAGGGTGCATTGACGAAAGAGGGTGTCGAAATCAGTCTCACCGGGCTCGAAACCGCACTGGTCCGCAAAATGCTCCACCATGAAGAGCGTGTTGTCAGTCGGGACGATCTGATCCTCAGCATCGGCCGCGAGCCGGAGCAATACCGGGGACTGGAAATGTGCCTGAGCCGTCTTCAAGACAAATTCAAGAACGCCAGCAACGGTGAACGATTGTTTCGTGCCGTGCGCAATCGCGGTTATTGCCTGATCCAGGATGTTGTTGCCTAA
- a CDS encoding undecaprenyl-phosphate glucose phosphotransferase — protein MDLSLRINRNTGLKGLTFWGQWALAQSFIVSLLFILAEQHTGTVEFYYRMCTILAVLASVPAYTFSGAYRKRDNYLTGLGRLFVGWFMTMAGLAFIAFICKADALFSRQVILEWAVYGFLGQALLYAPLHAFSKFYQRSRKSEHKTLIVGTGELALGLAKKLSQHENLPLVGLVSNGDTPSLEADAPRVVGAQDELLELIQTHDIRRLYITLPLSEAANIEAMYVDLLDANVDVVWVPDLNSLTLLNHSVKVVDGLPAIYLNESPLTSRPTAALSKSLVEKAVALLAIILLSPVLLAVALAVKLTSPGPVFFKQDRHGWNGKVIKVWKFRSMRVHDDRDVKQASRNDSRITPVGRFIRRTSLDELPQLFNVLQGHMALVGPRPHAVAHNNYYSGKILAYMARHRIKPGITGLAQISGCRGETDTLDKMEKRVEIDLKYINNWSLWLDVKILVKTPFTLLSKDIY, from the coding sequence ATGGATCTTTCTCTTCGTATCAATCGAAACACCGGCCTCAAGGGACTGACCTTTTGGGGCCAATGGGCGCTGGCACAGAGTTTCATTGTTTCACTGTTGTTCATACTGGCCGAACAGCACACGGGCACCGTCGAGTTCTACTATCGGATGTGCACGATCCTGGCGGTACTGGCCTCGGTGCCGGCTTATACCTTCAGCGGCGCGTATCGCAAGCGAGACAATTACCTGACCGGGCTGGGTCGACTGTTCGTGGGCTGGTTCATGACCATGGCCGGTCTGGCGTTCATCGCCTTCATCTGCAAGGCCGATGCGCTGTTCTCCCGCCAGGTCATCCTTGAGTGGGCGGTGTACGGTTTCCTCGGTCAGGCGCTGCTGTACGCACCGCTGCATGCGTTCTCGAAGTTCTACCAGCGTTCGCGCAAAAGCGAGCACAAGACTCTGATCGTCGGCACCGGCGAACTGGCGCTGGGCCTGGCGAAGAAGTTGAGCCAGCACGAAAACCTGCCGCTGGTCGGCCTCGTTAGCAACGGCGATACCCCTAGTCTCGAAGCGGACGCCCCGCGCGTCGTCGGCGCCCAGGACGAACTGCTCGAGCTGATCCAGACCCACGACATCCGCCGCTTGTACATCACCCTGCCGCTGTCGGAAGCCGCCAACATCGAGGCCATGTACGTCGATCTGCTGGATGCCAACGTTGACGTGGTCTGGGTGCCGGACCTGAACAGCCTGACGCTGCTCAACCACTCGGTGAAAGTCGTGGACGGCCTGCCGGCGATCTACCTCAACGAAAGCCCGCTGACCAGCCGCCCGACCGCTGCGCTGAGCAAAAGCCTGGTGGAAAAAGCCGTTGCCCTGCTGGCGATCATTCTGTTGAGCCCGGTGCTGCTGGCCGTGGCGCTGGCGGTGAAGCTCACCTCGCCGGGCCCGGTGTTTTTCAAACAGGATCGCCACGGCTGGAACGGCAAGGTGATCAAGGTCTGGAAATTCCGCTCGATGCGCGTGCACGATGACCGTGACGTCAAGCAGGCCAGCCGCAACGATTCGCGTATCACGCCAGTCGGTCGCTTTATCCGTCGCACTTCGCTGGACGAACTACCGCAACTGTTCAACGTGCTGCAAGGTCACATGGCGCTGGTCGGCCCACGTCCGCACGCCGTGGCGCACAACAACTACTACTCGGGCAAGATCCTCGCCTACATGGCGCGTCACCGAATCAAACCGGGCATCACTGGCCTGGCGCAGATCAGCGGTTGCCGGGGCGAGACAGACACCCTCGACAAGATGGAAAAGCGCGTCGAGATCGACCTGAAGTACATCAACAACTGGTCGCTGTGGCTGGATGTGAAGATCCTGGTGAAGACGCCGTTCACCCTGCTGTCGAAGGATATCTACTGA
- a CDS encoding YjbH domain-containing protein: MNLRFAAVLLLPCGLVHAEPRITQNDFGGVGLLQTPTARMSPAGELSVNANRTEPYSRYSVSLQPLDWLEGSFRYTAITNRPYGSEALSGSQSYKDKAVDAKVRLWQESHWAPEVALGFRDIGGTGLFASEFFVANKRYDNFDFSAGIAWGYIGNRGDFDNPLGWASDRFKTRPDLEGTGDVNAGSYFRGKPAFFGGVSYQTPWDRLSLKLEYEGNDYKHEPKDNIIKQDSPINLGAVFKVTDSLDLSAAWERGNTAMFGVTFHTNFVSRKAPAKTFDPPAEPLPAKAPATTMEEVNWADVSRRLQQNAGYKVERITQRDSELIVYGEQQRYFHSPKAVGRASRILDNSVNDDIDWFTVVNKRYDLPLEETSVPRQTFREVLNNEEPLESLHRTTEINPAMPRNEKTLYTEAPQHFNYGVGLGFKQNVGGPDGLLYQFTADLDAEYRFNRNTWWNGLLSQNLINNFDKFTYDAPSGLPRVRTDLRQYLTTSDTTMPLFLVSHAEQLDKDLYGMVYGGYLESMFAGVGGEVLFRPTGKRWSIGADLNYVRQREFDQGFGLQDYSVWTGHITGYTDLPYETLAAVSVGRYLAGDFGGTVDISREFSNGVRFGAWATITTAGSAEYGEGSFDKGLYLSIPFDEMMSMSTMRRANLVWAPLTRDGGARLNRSFQLHSMTDSREGDMFYRNFGKITE, translated from the coding sequence TTGAATTTGCGTTTTGCAGCTGTGTTGTTATTGCCCTGTGGCCTGGTGCATGCCGAGCCACGCATAACCCAGAATGACTTCGGCGGCGTCGGTCTGTTGCAGACCCCGACCGCGCGCATGTCGCCCGCCGGTGAGTTGAGCGTCAACGCCAACCGCACCGAACCGTACAGCCGATACAGCGTTTCGTTGCAGCCGCTCGACTGGCTGGAAGGTTCGTTTCGCTACACCGCCATCACCAACCGTCCGTACGGTTCCGAAGCGCTGAGCGGCAGCCAGAGCTATAAGGACAAGGCGGTCGACGCCAAGGTCCGGCTGTGGCAGGAAAGCCACTGGGCGCCGGAAGTGGCGCTGGGCTTTCGAGACATTGGTGGTACGGGTTTGTTTGCCAGTGAATTCTTCGTCGCCAACAAGCGCTACGACAATTTCGATTTCAGCGCCGGCATCGCCTGGGGTTACATCGGTAACCGCGGCGACTTCGACAACCCGTTGGGCTGGGCCAGTGATCGCTTCAAGACCCGCCCGGACCTGGAAGGCACCGGTGACGTCAACGCCGGGTCGTACTTTCGCGGCAAGCCTGCGTTTTTCGGCGGCGTGAGTTACCAGACACCCTGGGATCGCCTCAGCCTGAAACTCGAATATGAAGGCAACGACTACAAGCACGAGCCGAAGGACAACATCATCAAGCAGGACTCACCGATCAACCTCGGCGCGGTGTTCAAGGTGACCGATTCCCTCGACCTGAGTGCCGCGTGGGAGCGGGGCAACACGGCGATGTTCGGCGTGACGTTCCACACCAATTTCGTCAGTCGCAAGGCTCCGGCCAAGACCTTCGACCCACCGGCCGAACCGCTGCCGGCGAAGGCGCCAGCCACGACGATGGAGGAGGTCAACTGGGCCGACGTATCGCGCCGCTTGCAGCAGAATGCCGGCTACAAGGTCGAGCGCATCACCCAGCGCGATTCCGAACTGATCGTGTACGGCGAGCAGCAGCGCTATTTCCATTCGCCCAAGGCCGTCGGCCGCGCGAGCCGGATTCTCGACAACAGCGTCAACGACGACATCGACTGGTTCACCGTGGTCAACAAGCGCTACGACCTGCCGCTGGAAGAAACCAGCGTGCCCCGGCAGACCTTCCGCGAAGTGCTCAACAACGAGGAACCGCTGGAATCGCTGCACCGCACCACCGAGATCAATCCGGCGATGCCGCGCAACGAGAAAACCCTCTACACCGAAGCGCCGCAGCACTTCAATTACGGCGTCGGCCTGGGCTTCAAACAGAACGTCGGCGGCCCCGATGGTTTGCTCTATCAGTTCACTGCCGATCTGGACGCCGAGTACCGCTTCAACCGCAACACCTGGTGGAACGGTTTGCTTAGTCAGAACCTGATCAACAACTTCGACAAATTCACCTACGACGCACCGAGCGGCCTGCCGCGTGTGCGCACCGACTTGCGTCAGTACCTGACCACGTCGGACACCACCATGCCGCTGTTCCTGGTCAGCCACGCCGAGCAACTGGACAAGGATTTGTACGGCATGGTCTACGGCGGTTATCTGGAATCGATGTTCGCCGGGGTCGGGGGCGAGGTGCTGTTTCGTCCGACCGGCAAGCGCTGGTCGATCGGCGCGGACCTGAACTACGTGCGTCAGCGTGAATTCGACCAGGGTTTCGGCCTGCAGGATTACTCGGTCTGGACCGGCCACATCACTGGCTACACCGACCTGCCTTACGAAACGCTGGCAGCGGTCAGCGTCGGGCGTTACCTGGCGGGCGACTTTGGCGGCACGGTGGATATCTCCCGCGAGTTTTCCAATGGCGTACGTTTTGGCGCCTGGGCGACCATCACCACCGCCGGCAGCGCCGAGTATGGCGAGGGTAGTTTCGACAAGGGGCTGTACCTGTCGATCCCGTTCGACGAAATGATGAGCATGTCGACCATGCGCCGCGCCAACCTGGTGTGGGCGCCGCTGACCCGTGACGGTGGCGCGCGGCTCAATCGCAGCTTCCAGCTGCATTCGATGACGGACAGTCGGGAAGGGGACATGTTCTACCGGAACTTCGGGAAGATTACCGAGTAG
- a CDS encoding capsule biosynthesis GfcC family protein, whose product MLLTGGSEAAVIVSGDVANPGPIELPAGGRLRDVIGEAVPNAEGYWLAGVLLRQSLLEEQTRLKVGVLFDLDVLQRMAMLFDKPSRAALAQRLAEQVRQMPVTGRQIADLDPVAVEVGFARNIRLDDGDQLIYPKRVDEVEVLGAVAEPCRLPYQPLQEAREYLQGCTLLEADADADYLWLIQPNGVSRRVGIAHWNRESGQMPVAGSKILVPVKNDDLDPPVPELNQQLAELIATQLAEVVR is encoded by the coding sequence ATGTTGCTCACCGGGGGCAGCGAGGCAGCGGTCATCGTCAGCGGTGATGTCGCCAACCCGGGCCCGATCGAATTGCCGGCGGGCGGGCGTTTGCGCGATGTGATCGGCGAGGCCGTACCGAATGCCGAAGGCTACTGGTTGGCGGGTGTCCTGTTGCGTCAGTCATTGCTGGAAGAACAGACGCGCCTCAAGGTCGGCGTGCTGTTCGATCTGGATGTGCTGCAGCGCATGGCCATGCTGTTCGACAAACCGAGTCGAGCGGCGCTGGCACAGCGACTGGCCGAGCAGGTCCGGCAGATGCCGGTGACCGGGCGGCAGATCGCCGATCTCGATCCGGTGGCGGTGGAAGTCGGCTTCGCCCGCAACATCCGTCTCGACGATGGCGATCAACTGATCTACCCGAAACGGGTCGATGAAGTCGAAGTGCTGGGCGCGGTCGCCGAACCGTGTCGCCTGCCTTATCAGCCGTTGCAGGAGGCCCGCGAATACCTGCAGGGCTGCACGCTGCTGGAGGCCGACGCCGATGCCGATTACCTGTGGCTGATCCAGCCCAACGGCGTATCGCGGCGGGTCGGCATCGCCCACTGGAACCGCGAAAGCGGGCAGATGCCCGTGGCCGGCAGCAAGATTCTGGTGCCGGTGAAAAACGATGATCTGGATCCGCCTGTCCCTGAACTGAATCAGCAGTTGGCCGAATTGATTGCCACGCAGTTGGCTGAGGTGGTTCGTTGA
- a CDS encoding YjbF family lipoprotein, protein MKTLKVGVCLMAAVLLSGCNPLMSASLNNLKASVIGPDELDVSAEQVAGVKYPQLKLTTPSGSGVLALVREREDLQFWVASGKQVLLMRDGLAMRTVGLGVEGDLDGTRLSDDSPFKQGLHRITDGYTSRRWIDLYKGQEVGIILNSRFSRRALETLEILDKEYTVLRVDEQIDAPAIGLRATNRYWVDPVDGFIVQSEQQLTSQLRVRIVQLTPDRRHLP, encoded by the coding sequence GTGAAAACGTTGAAAGTGGGCGTGTGCCTGATGGCGGCCGTGTTGTTGAGTGGCTGCAATCCGCTGATGAGCGCTTCGTTGAACAACCTCAAGGCGTCGGTCATCGGACCGGATGAACTCGATGTGTCGGCGGAGCAGGTGGCCGGGGTCAAGTATCCCCAGCTCAAACTGACCACGCCGTCCGGTTCCGGGGTGCTGGCGCTGGTGCGCGAGCGCGAGGACCTGCAGTTCTGGGTCGCCTCCGGCAAGCAGGTGTTGCTGATGCGCGACGGCCTGGCCATGCGCACTGTTGGCCTCGGCGTGGAGGGCGATCTGGACGGCACGCGTCTGTCCGATGACTCGCCGTTCAAACAGGGCCTGCATCGCATCACCGACGGCTACACCAGCCGCCGCTGGATCGACCTCTACAAGGGCCAGGAAGTCGGGATCATCCTCAACAGCCGCTTTTCCCGCCGCGCCCTCGAAACCCTCGAGATTCTCGACAAGGAATACACCGTGCTGCGTGTCGATGAGCAGATTGACGCGCCGGCCATCGGCCTGCGCGCGACCAATCGTTACTGGGTCGATCCGGTGGACGGTTTCATTGTGCAGAGTGAACAGCAACTGACCTCGCAGTTGCGCGTCAGGATCGTGCAACTGACCCCTGACCGCAGGCATCTGCCGTGA
- a CDS encoding polysaccharide biosynthesis/export family protein, which translates to MNRRFTLLMLASFALQGCMFSPGQYLSTSSITRQGASESSRVELIQITPKLIAMNRATYKRESVPAELLATPAEYRIGSNDVLYITVWDHPELTAPSGAQQQIDANGRLVRSDGTLYYPYIKEVQAAGKTIQQLRSDIEQRLSAFIAEPQVDVAVLRFASQKVVVSGAVAKAGPQAISTNPLSVVEALGSAGVDTNNADLSGLMLTRNGRVYPLNLDALNQQDSELQNVYLKGGDQLYLPYNDNKRIYVMGEVNQPRALSFKTATMNLSDVLGSVGGLSQTTSNGNAVYVIRGVENLDVEPAKIYQLEAESPTAMALASHFEVRPQDVVYVGPANVTRWNRLISQLVPSASIVGTGASAAKNWSEYSNNSK; encoded by the coding sequence ATGAATCGTCGTTTTACTCTTTTAATGTTGGCAAGTTTCGCTTTGCAAGGTTGCATGTTCTCCCCCGGCCAGTACCTGAGCACCAGTAGCATCACGCGCCAGGGCGCCAGCGAAAGCAGTCGGGTCGAGCTCATTCAGATCACCCCCAAGCTTATCGCCATGAACCGCGCCACGTACAAGCGTGAGTCGGTGCCGGCGGAATTGTTGGCGACCCCGGCCGAATACCGCATCGGCAGCAACGATGTGCTGTACATCACCGTCTGGGATCATCCCGAGCTGACCGCCCCTTCGGGTGCGCAACAGCAGATCGACGCCAACGGCCGGCTGGTGCGCTCCGACGGCACGTTGTATTACCCGTACATCAAGGAAGTCCAGGCCGCCGGCAAGACCATCCAGCAACTGCGCTCGGACATCGAGCAACGCCTCTCGGCGTTCATTGCCGAGCCGCAAGTGGATGTCGCGGTGCTGCGTTTCGCCAGCCAGAAAGTCGTGGTCTCGGGCGCTGTGGCCAAGGCCGGCCCCCAGGCGATTTCGACCAACCCGCTGAGCGTGGTCGAGGCCCTCGGTTCGGCCGGTGTCGATACCAACAATGCCGACCTGTCCGGGCTGATGCTGACGCGCAACGGGCGGGTCTATCCGCTCAATCTCGACGCCCTCAATCAGCAGGATTCCGAATTGCAGAACGTCTACCTCAAGGGTGGCGATCAGCTGTATCTGCCGTACAACGACAACAAGCGCATCTACGTGATGGGCGAGGTCAACCAGCCTCGTGCGCTGAGCTTCAAGACCGCCACCATGAACCTGTCCGACGTGCTCGGGTCGGTCGGCGGCTTGAGCCAGACCACCTCCAACGGCAACGCCGTGTACGTGATTCGCGGGGTGGAAAACCTCGACGTCGAGCCGGCGAAAATCTACCAGCTGGAAGCCGAATCGCCGACCGCCATGGCGCTCGCCTCGCACTTCGAAGTGCGGCCCCAGGACGTGGTTTATGTCGGGCCTGCCAACGTGACTCGCTGGAATCGCCTGATCAGCCAGTTGGTGCCGTCGGCATCGATTGTCGGGACGGGGGCTTCCGCTGCGAAGAACTGGAGCGAATACAGTAACAACAGCAAATAA
- the galE gene encoding UDP-glucose 4-epimerase GalE has protein sequence MKILVTGGAGYIGSHTTLALLEAGYEVVVLDNLCNSSDAALHAVEAICGKSALMIRGDVCDRALLDRIFQQHAIDAVLHFAGLKAVGESVRKPLEYYETNVSGSITLCQAMAAAGVFRLVFSSSATVYGEPEQMPIREDFPTGHPTNPYGQSKLIVENVLRDLCQSEPRWSIALLRYFNPIGAHHSGQMGEDPNGIPNNLVPYISQVAVGSLKELSIFGDDYPTVDGTGVRDYIHVVDLADGHLKALQSIADRTGIHTWNLGTGDGYSVLQVLRAFEQACGQPVPFRVMPRRSGDIAESWADASKAAKELGWKATRNLQDMVTDTWRWQSNHPRGYQG, from the coding sequence ATGAAGATTCTGGTAACGGGTGGCGCCGGCTATATCGGCTCGCACACCACACTTGCACTACTTGAAGCAGGTTATGAAGTTGTAGTTCTGGATAATCTTTGCAACAGCAGCGACGCCGCCTTGCACGCGGTGGAAGCCATTTGCGGCAAAAGTGCGCTGATGATTCGCGGGGATGTCTGTGACCGGGCCTTGCTGGACCGGATTTTCCAGCAGCACGCCATCGATGCCGTGCTGCACTTCGCCGGGCTGAAGGCCGTGGGCGAGAGCGTGCGCAAGCCGCTCGAATACTACGAAACCAACGTCAGCGGCAGCATCACGCTGTGCCAGGCGATGGCGGCGGCGGGGGTGTTCCGGCTGGTGTTCAGCTCGTCCGCCACGGTCTATGGCGAGCCTGAGCAGATGCCGATCCGCGAGGATTTCCCGACCGGCCATCCGACCAATCCTTACGGCCAGTCCAAGCTGATCGTCGAAAACGTACTGCGCGACCTGTGCCAGTCCGAACCGCGCTGGAGCATTGCGCTGCTGCGCTACTTCAACCCGATCGGCGCCCACCACAGCGGCCAGATGGGCGAAGACCCTAACGGCATCCCGAACAATCTGGTGCCTTACATCAGTCAGGTGGCGGTCGGCAGCCTGAAGGAATTGTCGATCTTCGGCGACGATTACCCGACGGTCGACGGTACTGGCGTGCGCGACTACATCCACGTGGTCGATCTGGCGGACGGGCACCTGAAAGCCCTGCAATCGATCGCCGACCGCACCGGCATTCATACCTGGAACCTCGGCACCGGCGATGGCTACAGCGTGTTGCAGGTGCTGCGGGCCTTTGAGCAGGCCTGCGGGCAGCCAGTGCCGTTCCGGGTGATGCCACGGCGCTCCGGGGACATTGCCGAGAGCTGGGCCGACGCCTCCAAGGCGGCGAAGGAACTTGGCTGGAAAGCCACGCGCAACTTGCAGGACATGGTCACCGACACCTGGCGCTGGCAATCGAATCATCCCCGGGGTTATCAGGGATGA